CGTAagttgaataataatttttacactaactttttctttaaacaaattatgttcatcattatttttttttttttttctaaaaaggtACTTTGAAACAGCTTCTCACCTTTTCAAGGGCAGCGTTGGAGCTGGTCTCTTTGCAATGGGTGATGCATTTAAAAATGGTGGTCTGATTGGAGCAACGATCCTCTTACCTGCAATTGCTATAATATGTGTACATTGCGAGCACATGCTCATCAGAGCCTCAAAACGAGCCGTTTTGGCTACAAAAGGTGCTACATTTTTCGACTACCCTGATACAGTGGAGAAAACCTTTGAATTGGGTCCGAAAAGATTCCGTTTTGCGTCGAAATTTATGCGACTCGTCGTAGAGATGTTCCTTTGTGTCACACAATTTGGATTCTGCTCAATCTACTTTGTGTTTATTGCTGAGAATCTAGTGCAGGTTTTCGAGCAAAATAAAATCGGCttggattttaatatttcaatgaCAATAGCTCTAGCTGCCGTTCTAATACCCTCGCTTTTAACCAACCTCAAGTACTTGGCTCCAATATCGATGTTAGGAAGTATCTCATTGATCTTTGGTATCACAGCTACTCTTATATTTGCTATGATCGATGGACTTCCAGCACCAAATGAACGTAATTTAGTGACAGATGGTGGAAAAATGTCACTCTTTTTTGGAACAGCGATATTTTCGTACGAAGGCGTTGCGCTTATATTACCTTTGCGCAATGCTATGAAAAAACCAGATGGCTTCAATAGCCGATTTGGAGTATTAAATATAACGTTGGTTTTGATTACAGCGCTTTTTGTTTTTACCGGATTTGTGGGCTACTTGAAATGGGGTGAAGATGTTCAGGGCAGTTTAACTTTAAACTTGGATGTAACTGATTGGTAAGTGAAaggattcaaatttttaaataaaaggttttaatggtttttcttgtatttttaggAAATCACAAGTCGTTAAAATCGTTGCAGCTTTGGGAGTATTTTTTGGATATCCACTACAATTTTACATTTTGATACAAATAGTGTGGCCTGGAATGCAGGAGTCCATGAATTGCAATAAACGACCATTAATGGGAGAACTCTTCTTTAGAACTATTATGATTTTATTGACATGTAAGTTAAAAACGGATGTCGTATTCaggatatttttgacattttttatattttcagttGCCGTTGCTTTGGTTGTTCCTGAGCTAGGACTTTTCATATCACTTATTGGAGCTCTATGTTCCACCTCATTGTCATTATTAATCCCTGTGATGGTTGATTTTATTCATCGATCCGGAGAAAGCAAATCAATCGGAGCAGGATTGTACATaaagaatattataattttaattgtcGCTGCTCTAGGAATCGGAACTGGAACCTATCAAAGCATAACGGAAATCATAAAAGAATTCAAATTGTGATATGTTTTTCATACATATTCTAAAAATTTTACCCACTGTTTACTTTGTATATTTATAACATatttatgtaagaaaaaaaaattgttattaatttgtattttattgtaaGATATTTAActgttagttattttttttgtttttgtaaatatgtatattgtataatgCTTGATGagaattatttttctataaattatattcaaattttttggcTGGTCTTAAGTATAAGCTGAATAAATTGAAATTCGTGACATAAGAATTtagatttttcttattttttaagatACATAAAGTGTGGATATGGTGAAAATTGTAGCTTGCGATTtaggattcggaaaaaaaaacgaactagAGATAACAAATCAGACATATGTAACTATATTCCTTCGTGcccattttatataaaattaaaaagatgaCGACACTTATCAAATAAGCCttctacctacctacatatattaaccattttttttgcttaaaactgaattggaaaataaaaatcaggaaaaatatttttgttgattgaTTTCTTTTGCgattttcgtttcgcatcacaACCATAATACAAAGGCTTTTATCTTGTTTATCTTTGCTCTTTATAATTAATCTTAAAGCtcttattatattatattatatcatCAGTTGTAAAGAATAATATTATAGTTGCGGGGTTTTCGGAGGAATTGCTCACACACCATGTCGGAAAATACTTAAGATAAAGAACAAACATCTTAAATCGAATTGAGctcttaaaggcttggccacaccggagggtacgcggtagcggtacgggtagcggcaacgatatttgtattaaaaaaattccacacccgaacgttgatgtgtcagtttggaattttttccatacaaatacccgtaccgttacctgtacctctaccgcataccctccggtgtggccaagccttaaggcttggccacaccggagggtatgcggtatagcggtaacgatatttgtatgaacaaaattcaacatctgaacgttgatatgtcagtttggaatttttttcatacaagtaccgttacctctacccgtaccgctaccgcataccctccggtgtggccaagcctttatacaaatacacaattaattttttttctgttagcatgtatttttagaaaaaatgtacatattttcaaaatcgttaggtacagcctaaataattttttgaaataaaaaatttaataaaattggttggtatgccattttaaatcaattactaagcaaccaaaatttcaaaaaatttaatgtcctggttttgaaaatttgatttttcaattttcaaaaaagatttgtttttaactttttttttaaatccaaaaaatattgttttttttttcaatttgaatgatTCATATTAAAACTATACAACGTCTGTTGACAATCAaaactcactttttttttagttgagtgCGGGAaccaattcttttttaaaaccaTTAGCGCAAAATTTTAACGGATTTAGTAAAATACTAAAGCGGTTTGCTTTTGACTTAGTAAATTACTTAAAAggctttagcattttactaaatcgtttaaaattttgcgctatTTAAAtgttatactatgtttccacctacgctaaatccgagatttagctaagtagatttagaataaccaaccatgtcgaaatttcaaactgagattacggtacttcctctactgctggctggtcataggcaacaaatcttcgcaggtgttttgatgcatttttcaattttttcaattaaagattatataacttgtagagcacgtataccgttatgtgtgatatattaaatgaaaggtaatattatcagcatgcgtatttgttatgtgctctagatcaaaagatataacgtgtttagaaaaaaaaacttttcaccgttatctcagaattttgaatatgaaattaattgaaattttgcaaaatcataatttatttaattacctatctactgtataaatttcattcatctatatattaaaaagaaaagttatgatcaattgatttttcgtgtcgctttttcgtttcatcttgtttaaaatcactacgatactaaagaagttttcacttcaaaaattagcaaatttattgcaaatgaaaaaaattgtattaaaaaaaaatatttattgcaaattaaaaattaaaaaagaaaatgttattgcaactgaaaaatatttgcattaaaaataaaatttttattgaaaataaaaatataactaTAACATTGGAACCTAATGTATAGTAGATAGTCAAAATTGTAGGAAATTTGACGaacataaaaaaacatatttaacgcacacattttgcattattaattttttgtttttttttttcaatgcagaaaattttttttattcaaaattttattttcaatgcaaatattttcagttgaaataacattttttttaatgcaaaatatttttagttgcaactaatattttttttaaatgcaatttttttttcagttgcaataggtaggtacctagtaattttttttctcatgcaatttttttaatttccaattaatttttttttaaatttcatattcatttttttaattgatgtttTAACAACCCTGTACGTACCTTCataaggtctgtttgggtactgcctaaaacagaaatatttctacttttttcaacaatttcaactcaattcctgtttgggtactctggaATTGTGTAGTTCTGTtcattacactggtcaacaaaattaaactttttttttgttacagaaaccaaggtatacttttctataggattttgagCTGAGCTCGagtccgaagtcaaaaaaattctatcacatcaggtttctgagataatcccgttagaaaatcgaaaatgccgctttttaccagttttcgagattatttcttagctgttggttatttgttttaaataaatttgtaacggtttctaatagaactaaatcttgtctttacaaatccgtttaaatcttttaaatatctcttttcttctttgagaattctgaaattgaaatcaacgtgtttggtatatctcatgtttatttgcttttaataccaaatctcgaaatgttctttgccaatcgctttcaaaatTTCGCTTGTGccaaaattttcttttagaaaccgttacaaatttatttaaaacaaataaccaacaGCTAAGAagtaatctcgaaaactggtaaaaagcggcattttcgattttctaacgggattatctcaaaaacgtgatgtgatagaattgttctgacttcggattcgagctcagcacccaaaaaaaacctatagaaaattatatcttggtgtctgtaacaaaaaccttgttgaccagtgctttgtatataaaatctatagtagtatcatgaagtgcaattttttagtttgttcgttacctgagtggtcgcgagggcgcttagatcgaattaataatgagagtaaggagatgagatatacatttctgtttgaaatttgacttattttttagttcgttcgctagcttacttttttggtggcgttgttttgttttcatgatagtactatcgattttatatacaaaggacCAGTgctatttttgacaaaaaaaaaaagaaatattctggggtcgaattacagcatacgattacgatcattcgttaacgtttttactatttgtgtctctatttaattagtaaaaaaaaagatagggacacatagcaaccatagcAAATattctggggtcgaattacagcatacgattacaatcattcgttaacgtttttactatttgtgtctctatttaattagtaaaaaaagatagggacacatagcaaccatacgttaacgaacgtattacgttaacgaacgtattacgttaacgaacgtattacgttaacgaacgtatgccgtaattcgaccccctGTTTTAGGCACTACCCAAACAGTTCATAATTTCATCGATTTTGTCTGTACTTCTACGTTTGCTAGATATTGGTAATGTCactatagccctgttcctttgggagatggcaaagtactactagtaaaaattcccatacaagttatcgataatttgtatggaatccattttagctcagataaaaatttttgataatttgtatgggagctaaaatttagcgcgagcagcgtaccaggctttactagcgattttcgaTGGatcgcactttcaacgaattcaatacaaatcgaaTCTACTCGGGAataagagcatgagtagatgatagttctagattaaccaaaacatctactattagtggactaccacctccaatggaacagggcttatATGTCATTCATGTAAATGGGCATTAATAATTATGAAAGTATGAACTCATCCtcaacttttgaaaatatttattcgtAGTGTACACAACAATGCCCCCACGTCTCAATTTACGTCATATCTTTCTTTTCATATACAACCATCTCATTCGGTTGCACGTGAAAATTACTgtcaaaatatacaaatatttgagaacattttaaaaatcctttttatttaaacatttctttGCTCATTTGctgtaaaaattacaaataattaaatatgaaaaaaagaaaatcaagagGCCCAATTGCACCAgaatatttagaaaataaaaaagacgaAGATAAAGAAATTATAGAAAATCAAGACAACATGGAAGAAGATTCTGGTAATGATCCTGTAGAACCAACAACTCAAAACGGCAGCGGCACAGAGGAAGGAGAAGAACCAAGTGACATCGAAATGGAGCAACTTTCCAAACCAAAGAAGAAGCGAAAAAAGGGAATCATCTACGTCTCGAATTTACCCAAACACATGAATGTCACACGAATTCGAGAAATTCTAGGTGGCTATGGACAAATTGGTCGAGTTTTTTTGCAACCTGAAAAAATGCCAGGTTTGTTAGCCACGTTATAATTgttaacaaaatatataaataattttaaattttcagtaactgaaaaacaaaagaaacgaaAACGTTTATCTCGTCACTTTACAGAAGGATGGGTTGAATTTCTAAGCAAACGAACAGCAAAACAAATTGTTCAATTTCTCAATAATAAGCAAATATCGAcgagaaaaaaatcacaattctaTGATTCATTGTGGAGCATGAAATATCTGCCAAGATTCAAATGGGTTCATCTAACTGAACGTATGAATTATGAGCAAGCTGTTCACAAGCAGCGATTGATGACTGAAGTTTCACAGGCTAGAAAAGAGACTTCGTTCTTCCAGAATAATTTAGATCAAAGTGAATATATcaagaaaaagaacaagatgaataataaagaaaaaaagtcttcCTAGTTATCAGATTGCTATATTCGaatggtatttatttttttttttatttctttattaaaatttctttgcttCCATACAAAGTCTATGTAACtagtgaactttattttaaattcaaaacgaattaataacttttaaaagaaGTTCTGATTGAACAACAATTTAAGTTGATAAGTCTAGTAcgcacgactgggtcacacgaacttgttcttagagttcaagttgcttaaattttgaagactttttatatacaaatttgggaaatgtagtagtggagtaactaaagctcaaaaattggcaatattagggaacccggccgaacagcttagattttgatgatcttttttttcaaacgtcggtaattaaaaatactttaaagtctatagattaaaaattgccggtgttgccgttttgattttttaaattttattaaagatttttgtgaacaaaaaaatttttttttccaaaatttttcttaaatttcataaattaattgatgccaaaatattgtctaggaaattcaaggaaaaataatatatgggagtgagggacaatcttccatagttcaagcgatagatgcaattttcttattaattgacttcaaacacaaaaaaaatatttgaacacaacggcaacaccttcaatattcaaatatacattttttaaaagctagaagcttagtcatatatgtagaATTAagattaagttaattgaatgaacggcttttgaaagaatggtaattgaactcagatttttgaaaaaaaaaaattattgaaaaaattttaacacgtcgttttttaaatttggtcgtaatataaaatgcatttatttttttattttttttttggccgcatttattatgatttcaaattataaaaggaaattccAATAtctattacggtttatgaaaaaaaagtatttcattttcgaagaactttattaataaaagttttgaaaaaaaatgtaacttattttttttttttaaagttcaacatctaaacataaaattattttttaatcatttaataacccttactgttgaaagttaaatagcaaaaatttaaagttcctatttaccacagtctttgagaaaattaattatttcaatgcaaaaattcagttttaataaaaaaaaagtattgaaattgaagtaatttttcatatttttttcaaaagtgtgatatattttaccttttttgcttcgaaattcaactgataatatttatgggcaaaaattttttttaaataaattcatattttattagaaaaagtttggaaaaaagtaattttaaatttttctaataacatttttttttttaattctgagtttgaggaccattttttcaaaaagtcttgattaaatttagtgga
This DNA window, taken from Episyrphus balteatus chromosome 2, idEpiBalt1.1, whole genome shotgun sequence, encodes the following:
- the LOC129909915 gene encoding neutral amino acid uniporter 4 translates to MSLAMQEKIDPKHLEKKPEKQKDTEASEVDDREHATSYFETASHLFKGSVGAGLFAMGDAFKNGGLIGATILLPAIAIICVHCEHMLIRASKRAVLATKGATFFDYPDTVEKTFELGPKRFRFASKFMRLVVEMFLCVTQFGFCSIYFVFIAENLVQVFEQNKIGLDFNISMTIALAAVLIPSLLTNLKYLAPISMLGSISLIFGITATLIFAMIDGLPAPNERNLVTDGGKMSLFFGTAIFSYEGVALILPLRNAMKKPDGFNSRFGVLNITLVLITALFVFTGFVGYLKWGEDVQGSLTLNLDVTDWKSQVVKIVAALGVFFGYPLQFYILIQIVWPGMQESMNCNKRPLMGELFFRTIMILLTFAVALVVPELGLFISLIGALCSTSLSLLIPVMVDFIHRSGESKSIGAGLYIKNIIILIVAALGIGTGTYQSITEIIKEFKL
- the LOC129909916 gene encoding activator of basal transcription 1-like, with amino-acid sequence MKKRKSRGPIAPEYLENKKDEDKEIIENQDNMEEDSGNDPVEPTTQNGSGTEEGEEPSDIEMEQLSKPKKKRKKGIIYVSNLPKHMNVTRIREILGGYGQIGRVFLQPEKMPVTEKQKKRKRLSRHFTEGWVEFLSKRTAKQIVQFLNNKQISTRKKSQFYDSLWSMKYLPRFKWVHLTERMNYEQAVHKQRLMTEVSQARKETSFFQNNLDQSEYIKKKNKMNNKEKKSS